From the Verrucomicrobiia bacterium genome, the window TCTGAGATCAGCGGATTCTCCTACAAGTTTTACCAACTGATTGAAATCGGGCGAAAGAATGATTTACGTTTAAGCAGTTTGGAGCGGCTGGCGGAAGCCTACGGAATTGAAGTCCATGAACTGCTCGGACCGGACATGCCGAACACGAAGTTTCCCAAGCGGATAAGGCCAAGGCAGAAGCCGAAATCACGCCGGTAGGAGCATCGCCCGTGCGAGAATCCGCCTCCATCACCTTCAAGAAGCGGTTGCGGGAACTCCGGGAAACCCTTCGCTGGACCCAAAAGAAGGCGGCAAAAACCTGTAAACTCAGCCTTTGCCTTTACCAACTTTACGAACTCGGGATTAAGAAGAATCCCGGCTTGCTGACGCTGGAAAAAATCGCCAAGGGTTTCGGAATTGAGGTTTACGACCTGCTTTTGCTCAAACCGGCAGGGGTTCGGAAACGCTTCAACTCTCCGAAGCCGAAGCGGAAGCAGAGCAGAAGGACACACCGCAATGCGAGATGACGGTATTACCTTTAGTAAATAGTCACTCTTTTGCGGCCTGCATGGCCTGCATTGTCGCGGCGTTTTTTCTGTTGCGTTACTTTCAGATTTCTGCCAATGTTCGGTTTGTGCTGGATTTCCTCGGCACATTTTTGAGGGAGCCGGCACAAGTGCGGACGAACAACTAACAACTTGAAATTATGACCGCCAGAAAAGGAACATTCAGGAGTTTTGCGGCAGGCTCTCCTAAGCCGACTTCAACAACTGTATCCGTTTTGCTGCTCACGCTTTTGGCCGTGCTGGGCGTCGTCACGCCGGGTCGTGCTCAAAGCTTAACACTCGTCACGGACCCACCTCACTTGGGCACCTATTATTCCCTCACCCATCTTTTCCTCACCAATGCTCCGCCGTGGCCACCGCTTCCCATGCTGCCGTTTGATGTGCCGGTTTATTTGCTCAGCAATGATCCAACCAATGGACCGGTTTATGCCTTTGATGATTCTTCGGTGGACTATGACGCTTTGGATTCAATGACCGCGATGACGGCGATGGCACCACTGAATGCGAGTCCCGACAGCCCTGGTCCGCTTTATTCAACCAACGACTTTTACCTGTCAATTCTGCTGGACACGAACAACCCCGGTTACGTTGACCTTGTTTTGCACAACGCCTCCTCGCCTACGACTTTTTATCAGATCCTCACGAATATCAGTATCACTAAACCGTTATCGTGGTATTTTGGTCAAATCGCTCCCGGCGATTCTTCCAGCAACAATCTTTGGTTCAGCATATTGCCATACCTTGTCGCATCCGGCGCACCTACAAATCAATTTTTCCGGGCTGTGAGCGGTTCAGAAGTTGTTTCGGTGAACATTTATCCGTACTTCAATCCAATCATTGAGCCAAGCTCCACGAATCAGACGACGCAACCTGGCTGGTTCGTAATCTCCGTCTACCCCATAAATGCCAATGACGTGACGGTCGTTTACAACCTGAGTGGCAGCGCAGTCAACGGCGTGGATTACACCAACATCCCCACCAGCATCACCATCCCCGCAGGGCAGCAGAATGCAAACGTTTACATTCAGGCTAAATACGACCCGAAGATTGATTTTGATGAGTCTTGCGTGCTGTCACTCGTTTTGACAAACGGCTATCTTGTTGAGCCGAGCGCCCCGTCGGCAACCCTCACTATCAGCGACAATCTCACGAACATGATTCAAGCCGTGCTCACGAACCTGCCAGTGGCCGACTTGGATTATTACTCCCCGTCCAATTCGCTGATTGCCTCGGCTTATTATCCCTATTGGAATGGCGGCACCAACTATTTCGCCCGTATTTGGACTTACTTCACAACCAATAGCGGAACGGTGGCAACCAACGTCGCTATCACCAACTGGTCATACGCAGGCGGTTCGCAGGACGAAGTTAGGCTCACGGTCGTTAAGACCAATTCAAACAGTGTATTTCACCCCGGCGAAACCTTTTTCGCTCCCAACACGAACGGCACGATTGGCTGGATTTCTGCTGACGGTCTCAACTTCTCAAATGCTTGGCTTACCATTACGAATGAATTGAACCCATTTGCTGACATTTATGTGGACCAAACTGGCATTTGGGGTGGCGACCTGCTTGTCGTCTCTGGCCAGAGTGGTGGAATCCCGAATGAGAACATCTGGCGAATCAATACCAACAAGCAAACGACGTTGGTGGCGAGCATTCCGACCTCGCATTTGGAAGGGTTGGTGACGTTGCCGAATAATCCGACGCAATATGGTCCATGGGCAGGAAAACTTCTCACCGCGGATGAAAATGAGGGCCTTTTTTACGCGGTTGACACAAATGGCAATTACCAGTCGTTTGGCTTGGATGTAGGAGGGGACCCAATTCAACCAAGTGCGATGAAGGTCATAGCGGCTGGACAGAACCTTTATTTTAGTGACCCTCGGTCGCAGGTTGACCCGTCAGTTTATCCGCCTCTTGTGCTTAAAATACCGCAACAGTATTTCACCAATTCCATTGGGGACATTCTGGTCACACGGGCAGGGGAAAACGGCCGGGATGCCGCTCTGTTTATTGTGCATTGGGACAATGCAACCGGCACCTTTATCAATCGCAAGATTCCTTATGGCGGGGGCGGAGCACCTTTTTACGGGGAATACATTGAGCATGCGACTTTTGCACCGCTGGACCTTCCTCCGGTATCCCCGCAGTAAAGGTGTGACGATGCGTGAACCTCACGCGAAATGCGTGAGGCTCACGCGTTTTTGGCCGCTAAAATGAGTGATTTTGGCCTTATTTTGTGTTTGGCATTTGCGATGCTGTTCTAATTCTGGCACCGCCGGATTGGCGACAAATCAAAGCAAACAACCGATTAAACAACTTTATGAAAAAAACTCTTTGGCTCTCCCTTATCGGCAGTGTCGTGCTCTCTTTTTCGGTACGGGCTCAAGGAACATTCATCTTTGACCAGCAATCCTCAACAAACGACTCCGGCCTCGCAGTTGGCATCAGATTTCAGGATGGTCAACCGTTCGGCGAATCCTTCGTGCCGTCGCTTCCCTCCATAGACTTCGTGAGGCTTTTCATGTATCCGGGCGGGCCAGAGAGCCCGGATGCGACGGTTTACGTAAATCTGCTCTCTGACTCAATAACTGGTCCGACTCTGGCTTCAACCGCTCCGATTAGTATGCACAATTATTTCAGTGGTTA encodes:
- a CDS encoding helix-turn-helix transcriptional regulator, producing MPDIRTRLMTRLRELRKLHGLSQEKFSEISGFSYKFYQLIEIGRKNDLRLSSLERLAEAYGIEVHELLGPDMPNTKFPKRIRPRQKPKSRR
- a CDS encoding PEP-CTERM sorting domain-containing protein, with protein sequence MFGICDAVLILAPPDWRQIKANNRLNNFMKKTLWLSLIGSVVLSFSVRAQGTFIFDQQSSTNDSGLAVGIRFQDGQPFGESFVPSLPSIDFVRLFMYPGGPESPDATVYVNLLSDSITGPTLASTAPISMHNYFSGYTNFYFSSAVSLVSGTTYYLQPVASAGDPLTSIGAGYTYLNGSLFISGVQQSAEQLWFREGVVVPEPSTIALAALGLTALVTFRYRRQQVTAGWSKQ
- a CDS encoding helix-turn-helix transcriptional regulator — its product is MRESASITFKKRLRELRETLRWTQKKAAKTCKLSLCLYQLYELGIKKNPGLLTLEKIAKGFGIEVYDLLLLKPAGVRKRFNSPKPKRKQSRRTHRNAR